A genomic segment from Luteolibacter ambystomatis encodes:
- a CDS encoding S1 family peptidase: protein MKLAPIALAALLAAPFASAATGPLKDKALALQTANKDSVVFISAVVELEVTAGDNPSRKEEKKVEIVGTVIGKDGLIVGPLSAIDVASAVDGRTINTPKGPVQISAKSNTKEVKIILADGSEVPAKVAFKDTDLDLAFIRPEKPEEAKLTPVNITDSAKLSLLDDVIVLGRMGKDFNREPVAMTSEVISILTKPRTFGRIGAPSLGMPVFNGEGKFIGIGINRFPPKGDESGSSQATNVILPAADLLESASQAK, encoded by the coding sequence ATGAAACTCGCTCCTATCGCCCTGGCCGCGCTGCTCGCGGCCCCATTCGCGTCCGCGGCCACCGGCCCTCTGAAGGACAAGGCCCTCGCGCTCCAGACCGCCAACAAGGACTCGGTGGTTTTCATCAGCGCGGTGGTGGAACTCGAAGTCACCGCGGGTGACAATCCGAGCCGAAAGGAAGAAAAGAAGGTGGAGATCGTCGGTACCGTGATCGGCAAGGACGGCCTGATTGTCGGACCGCTTTCCGCCATCGATGTCGCCTCGGCGGTGGACGGCCGCACCATCAATACCCCGAAAGGTCCGGTGCAGATTTCCGCGAAGTCCAACACCAAGGAAGTGAAGATCATTCTCGCGGATGGCTCGGAAGTGCCGGCCAAGGTCGCGTTCAAGGATACCGATCTCGACCTCGCCTTCATCCGCCCGGAGAAGCCGGAGGAAGCGAAGCTCACGCCGGTGAACATCACCGACTCCGCCAAGCTGTCCTTGCTCGATGACGTGATCGTGCTCGGCCGTATGGGCAAGGACTTCAATCGCGAGCCCGTGGCGATGACCAGCGAGGTCATCTCCATCCTCACCAAGCCGCGGACCTTCGGTCGCATTGGTGCGCCATCGCTGGGCATGCCGGTATTCAACGGCGAAGGAAAGTTCATCGGTATCGGCATCAACCGCTTTCCGCCGAAGGGGGATGAGAGCGGTTCCAGCCAGGCTACGAACGTGATCCTGCCCGCAGCCGATCTGTTGGAGTCCGCGTCGCAGGCGAAGTAA
- a CDS encoding peptidoglycan recognition protein family protein, with the protein MKRALLLLPIAGLLASCGVSTTGGDANLQAPSSWGNMRVTSALVQKGTYGRHRIRPMTPRYITIHATENFSAGGTARAHAEMLRTGSLKGEHNSLGYIIWHYTVDDHSIYQTQPCNEQGQHADYEGQGNRESIGIEMCENRGNSREVTLDRTAKLAALLMKRYGIPLSRIVPHQHWLMIRYDDHRDLGHKTCPHFLVKGGESDPAWQAFLARVARYRAQL; encoded by the coding sequence ATGAAACGCGCGCTTCTCCTGCTGCCGATCGCGGGCCTTCTGGCCTCCTGCGGAGTCTCCACCACCGGCGGTGACGCCAATCTCCAGGCACCGTCGTCCTGGGGCAACATGCGGGTGACTTCCGCGCTGGTGCAAAAGGGGACATACGGCCGCCATCGCATCCGGCCGATGACGCCGCGCTACATCACCATTCACGCGACGGAGAATTTCTCGGCTGGAGGCACCGCCCGCGCCCATGCGGAAATGCTCCGCACCGGCAGCCTCAAGGGTGAGCACAATTCGCTCGGCTACATCATCTGGCACTACACGGTGGACGATCACTCGATCTACCAGACCCAGCCATGCAACGAGCAGGGCCAGCACGCCGACTACGAGGGCCAGGGCAACCGCGAGTCCATCGGCATCGAAATGTGCGAGAACCGCGGCAACTCCCGCGAGGTCACGTTGGACCGTACCGCGAAGCTCGCCGCACTCCTGATGAAGCGATACGGCATCCCGCTCTCCCGGATCGTACCGCACCAGCACTGGCTGATGATCCGCTACGATGACCATCGCGACCTGGGCCACAAGACCTGCCCGCATTTCCTCGTGAAAGGCGGCGAATCCGATCCGGCGTGGCAGGCTTTCCTCGCACGGGTGGCACGCTACCGCGCGCAGCTCTGA
- a CDS encoding YicC/YloC family endoribonuclease, with protein MTGFGRGSATTEHFTATVEITAVNRKQSEVVVQGTRDLADLEPRIRRAVTQSTSRGRLQVTLKLDPTASGAKPARVDAGLALSMEKAFKELSRLLDRDVMPVAADFIRQPGVISFEDSGLDSDLAWQAVERALEAAMYQLLAMRAAEGGHLKADLLERLALLEGFADRLAAEAPGRPQRQKEMLLKRLREAGLDLDPNDERVLKELAVFADRCDITEELTRLDSHFRKFRDYLDAAEPAGRALDFLCQELFREFNTIGSKANDASIAQTIVEAKTELEKIREQVQNVE; from the coding sequence ATGACCGGATTCGGCCGCGGCTCGGCCACGACGGAACATTTCACCGCCACCGTGGAGATCACGGCGGTGAACCGCAAGCAATCCGAAGTGGTGGTCCAGGGCACCCGCGATCTTGCAGATCTCGAGCCACGCATCCGCCGCGCCGTTACTCAATCCACCTCGCGGGGACGACTCCAGGTCACTCTCAAGCTCGATCCCACTGCCAGCGGCGCGAAGCCCGCCCGGGTCGATGCCGGTCTCGCCCTTTCGATGGAGAAGGCATTCAAGGAGCTTTCCCGTTTGTTGGACCGCGACGTGATGCCGGTGGCCGCGGACTTCATCCGCCAACCCGGGGTGATCTCATTCGAAGACAGCGGCCTCGATTCCGACCTTGCGTGGCAGGCGGTCGAACGCGCTCTGGAGGCCGCGATGTACCAGTTGCTCGCGATGCGTGCCGCGGAGGGCGGCCATCTGAAGGCAGACCTGTTGGAGCGGCTCGCGCTCCTGGAAGGCTTCGCCGACCGTCTCGCCGCGGAGGCTCCGGGTCGTCCGCAGCGGCAGAAGGAGATGCTTCTCAAGCGCCTCCGCGAAGCGGGGCTCGATCTCGATCCGAACGACGAGCGCGTGCTCAAGGAGCTGGCCGTGTTTGCCGACCGCTGTGACATCACCGAGGAACTGACGCGCCTCGACTCGCACTTCCGGAAGTTCCGCGACTATCTGGACGCGGCGGAGCCCGCGGGCCGCGCGCTCGATTTCCTCTGCCAGGAATTATTCCGCGAGTTCAATACCATCGGCTCGAAGGCCAATGACGCCTCCATTGCCCAAACCATCGTCGAAGCGAAAACGGAACTCGAAAAAATCCGCGAGCAGGTGCAGAACGTGGAGTGA
- a CDS encoding efflux RND transporter periplasmic adaptor subunit — MSDSPSVSPARDKDDPPWDPKEGRTAKKRFRKLLPWLGLGALVALIAFGMKGKPVEVETGAVTRSALTVRVSEEGKTRIRNRHIISAPAAGKMRRVALKAGDEVKAGETVITAIEPVVSPLLDPRAKAQAEAVVATREAAMKQAEGSLDAARASSNLANADRDRVRAVQIPGSVSKSDRDRVEGDANVKAAQLRSAEFTLQVAEFELAQARTALERPKPDSAGNLAEVKSPVSGRVLKVMQESEAIVSPGTQILEIGDPADIEIEAEILSRDAVTIHEGDTVEIEQWGGEQVLKGRVRRVEPAGFTKISALGVEEQRVIVLSDLVDPPKEAARLGDRFRVEVRVAVWHRDDVPVVPAGALFREGNAWKTFAFRNGKAAKVTLEAGRTDGRFTEVVSGLSTGDEVLLHPPDTVKDGTEVKKREEAK, encoded by the coding sequence ATGTCCGATTCACCCTCCGTCTCTCCCGCCCGCGACAAAGACGATCCCCCGTGGGATCCGAAGGAAGGCCGCACTGCGAAGAAACGTTTCCGGAAGCTGCTGCCATGGCTCGGCCTTGGCGCGCTGGTCGCGTTGATCGCCTTTGGCATGAAGGGCAAGCCGGTCGAGGTGGAGACGGGTGCCGTCACCCGCTCCGCGCTTACCGTGCGGGTGTCGGAGGAAGGCAAGACCCGCATCCGAAATCGCCACATCATCTCCGCACCCGCCGCCGGGAAAATGCGTCGCGTCGCGCTGAAGGCGGGGGATGAAGTGAAAGCCGGGGAAACCGTGATCACTGCCATCGAGCCGGTGGTGTCGCCCTTGCTGGACCCCCGTGCCAAAGCACAAGCGGAAGCCGTGGTAGCCACCCGCGAGGCCGCGATGAAGCAGGCGGAAGGATCGCTCGATGCCGCGAGAGCCTCATCCAATCTCGCCAATGCCGATCGCGACCGCGTGCGGGCGGTGCAGATCCCGGGATCGGTGTCCAAGAGCGACCGCGACCGCGTCGAGGGCGATGCCAACGTAAAGGCCGCGCAACTTCGCTCGGCTGAATTCACGCTCCAGGTCGCCGAGTTCGAACTCGCGCAGGCCCGCACCGCGCTGGAACGACCGAAGCCGGATAGCGCCGGCAACCTCGCTGAGGTGAAGTCACCCGTTTCCGGCCGCGTGCTGAAGGTGATGCAGGAGAGCGAGGCCATTGTTTCTCCCGGGACCCAGATTCTGGAAATTGGCGATCCCGCTGACATCGAGATCGAGGCCGAGATCCTGTCCCGCGATGCCGTCACCATTCACGAAGGCGATACGGTGGAGATCGAGCAATGGGGTGGGGAGCAGGTGCTGAAGGGCCGTGTCCGCCGTGTCGAACCCGCCGGGTTCACCAAGATTTCCGCGTTGGGCGTGGAAGAGCAGCGCGTGATCGTGCTGAGCGATCTGGTTGATCCACCGAAGGAGGCGGCCCGTCTCGGCGACCGTTTCCGGGTGGAGGTGCGCGTGGCGGTGTGGCACCGCGATGATGTGCCCGTGGTTCCCGCCGGGGCGCTGTTTCGCGAAGGCAATGCATGGAAAACCTTCGCATTCCGGAATGGCAAGGCGGCCAAGGTGACGCTTGAGGCCGGGCGCACCGACGGGAGGTTTACGGAAGTCGTTTCCGGGTTGTCCACCGGTGACGAAGTGCTGCTGCACCCGCCGGATACCGTGAAGGACGGCACCGAGGTGAAGAAGCGCGAGGAGGCAAAGTAA
- a CDS encoding PDZ domain-containing protein, with protein sequence MLRHAFYLLPCVAGLVPVTATAKTDPQIEASVQSVYPALVRIHVVAEEGGAGRMQKMRASGSGTIIHPDGYILTNHHVAGRATRIVVRLSDRQEVRATLVGTDPLADLAILKIDKKDLRDPNAPLPVAKFGDSATLEVGDVVLAMGSPAGLSQSVTQGIVANTEMIAPGGSMRLDGEAVGELVRWIGHDAVIFPGNSGGPLVNLKGEIIGVNEVGIGSLGGAIPANLARKVADELIATGKVRRSWAGLIAQPLLKTSKETAGILVGGVIEGSPAEKAGLKAGDIITVCNGAPVPASRAPEDIPVFNRQLLESPVGSEVKLGGLRDGKAIEWKLITTEREPAEPREKELLSWGITARDLTQLMAKGLLRADNKAAVVQSVRAGGAAADSKPAIVPGDLILGMDDKPVTNLADLVDVSAAITKDKTEPVPVLVSYEHDGRNYLTVVKIGPEPDPDKPGLVRKAWIGVDTQVISADLASALGIQGSKGVRITQIHPGSNAEKAGLKTGDLLLKLDGTVIPSSRPEDSDVFNSLIRQYKIGSEISLNVRRGKEDIVIKVPLIASPEGTSELASHTSDPLEFTARDLGQADRVREKLPDDLKGVLVTAVTPSGWAGLAGLSNEDILLSLDGKPVESIATLKTILDDVEKNKRTPFVLFVRRGITTRYIELEPTW encoded by the coding sequence ATGCTCCGCCACGCCTTTTATCTGCTCCCCTGTGTCGCCGGTCTCGTTCCGGTGACCGCGACCGCCAAGACCGATCCCCAGATCGAGGCATCCGTTCAGTCCGTTTATCCGGCGCTGGTGCGCATCCATGTGGTGGCGGAAGAAGGTGGCGCGGGCCGCATGCAGAAAATGCGGGCCAGCGGCTCCGGTACCATCATCCACCCGGACGGCTACATCCTCACCAATCATCACGTGGCAGGCCGGGCGACCCGCATCGTCGTGCGCCTGTCCGACCGGCAGGAAGTGCGCGCCACCCTGGTGGGTACCGATCCACTCGCAGACCTTGCGATTCTCAAGATCGACAAGAAAGATCTCCGTGACCCGAACGCGCCGCTGCCGGTGGCGAAGTTCGGCGACAGCGCCACGCTGGAAGTCGGGGATGTGGTGCTGGCCATGGGCAGTCCCGCGGGTCTTTCCCAGTCCGTCACCCAGGGTATCGTGGCGAATACCGAGATGATCGCTCCCGGCGGTTCGATGCGTCTCGATGGCGAGGCCGTGGGCGAACTGGTGCGCTGGATCGGTCATGATGCGGTCATTTTCCCCGGCAATTCCGGTGGTCCGCTCGTCAACCTGAAGGGTGAGATCATCGGCGTGAACGAAGTCGGCATCGGCAGCCTCGGTGGCGCGATTCCGGCGAATCTCGCGCGCAAGGTGGCGGATGAACTCATCGCCACCGGCAAGGTCCGCCGCAGCTGGGCGGGTCTCATCGCCCAGCCGCTGCTCAAGACCAGCAAGGAAACCGCGGGCATCCTTGTCGGCGGCGTGATCGAAGGTTCTCCGGCGGAGAAAGCGGGCCTGAAGGCCGGTGACATCATCACCGTCTGCAATGGCGCGCCCGTGCCCGCCTCGCGCGCACCGGAAGACATTCCCGTTTTCAACCGCCAGCTTTTGGAATCACCGGTCGGATCCGAGGTAAAGCTGGGCGGCCTCCGTGATGGCAAGGCCATCGAATGGAAACTCATCACCACCGAGCGCGAGCCGGCCGAGCCACGCGAGAAAGAACTGCTTTCCTGGGGCATCACCGCGCGCGATCTCACCCAGCTCATGGCAAAGGGCCTGCTCCGTGCCGATAACAAGGCGGCGGTCGTGCAAAGCGTGCGCGCGGGCGGAGCCGCCGCCGATTCCAAACCGGCGATCGTTCCCGGCGATCTGATCCTCGGCATGGACGACAAGCCGGTCACCAATCTGGCCGACCTCGTGGATGTCAGCGCCGCGATCACCAAGGACAAGACCGAGCCGGTGCCGGTGCTCGTTTCCTATGAGCACGATGGCCGGAACTACCTCACCGTCGTGAAGATCGGCCCCGAGCCGGATCCGGACAAGCCGGGTCTCGTCCGCAAGGCGTGGATCGGCGTCGATACCCAGGTCATCTCCGCCGATCTTGCCAGCGCCCTCGGCATCCAGGGTTCGAAGGGCGTGCGCATCACGCAGATTCATCCCGGCTCGAATGCCGAGAAGGCCGGGCTCAAGACCGGTGATCTGCTGCTCAAGCTGGATGGCACCGTGATCCCGTCGTCGCGGCCGGAGGACTCCGATGTCTTCAATTCGCTGATCCGCCAGTACAAGATCGGATCGGAAATCTCGCTGAATGTCCGCCGAGGCAAGGAGGACATCGTCATCAAGGTGCCGCTCATCGCCAGCCCGGAAGGCACTTCCGAGCTCGCCTCCCATACCTCCGATCCGCTGGAGTTCACCGCGCGGGATCTCGGCCAGGCCGACCGAGTGCGCGAGAAACTGCCGGACGATCTCAAGGGCGTGCTCGTCACCGCCGTGACGCCGTCCGGGTGGGCGGGATTGGCGGGCCTTTCCAACGAGGACATCCTGCTTTCGCTCGATGGCAAGCCGGTGGAGTCCATTGCCACCCTCAAAACGATTCTCGACGATGTGGAGAAAAACAAGCGCACTCCCTTCGTTCTGTTCGTGCGCCGCGGTATCACCACCCGCTACATCGAACTCGAACCGACCTGGTGA